The Cellulophaga lytica DSM 7489 nucleotide sequence ACAGGTGGTTTAAATAATATTGGCGACGTTGGTAGAACCAATTATATAAGTCCAAGCGGATTTGCTTACGGTGGTATTTTTAAATGGAATAAAAGTAAACGTTATGCTTGGCGTGCTAGTATACTTCATGGTAAGTTTGTTGCAGATGATTTAAAGTCCGACTTAGCTTACAGGCAAAAAAGACAATTAAAAATGGAGAACACTATTACAGAGTTCTCTGCAGGTTTAGAAGTTAATTTTGTAGAGTACAATTTACATAAATTAGGTCCGGCTTTTACTCCTTATTTATACACAGGTGTTACCTATTTTAGGTATGATTATAATTACTTTGAAGTTGGTTTTCTGCAAGATTTAGATCAGCGTGAAGGAGATTTTGCTATTCCAATGACAGTTGGTTTAAAGTATAGATTAAATCAATTTTTTATCTTAGGCGCCGAAATAGGTGCTAGATACACGTTTACAGACAATTTAGACGCTAGTAATCCAGAAAAAGCAAACGTTGCAACCCTTATAGATCCTAAATTTGGAAATATTTTTAGTGATGATTGGTATGTTTTTTCAGGTTTTACACTAACTTACACCTTTGGTAGAAAACCGTGCTCAGATTGTTTTGAGTAAATTATACTTATGGATACTATAGAAGATTTAAATAAAGAAAATATACCAGATCATTTAGCCATTATTATGGATGGTAATGGCAGATGGGCAAAGCAAAAAGGTAAACTACGTATTTTTGGCCATGAAAATGGAGTAAAAACTGTACGTAAAGTGGTAGAAAATTGTGCTAAATTGGGCGTGGGCTACTTAACATTGTATACTTTTTCTACAGAAAATTGGAATAGACCTAAGTTAGAAGTAGATACGCTTATGCGTATTTTGGTGTCTTCATTAAAGAAAGAAGTTAAAACTCTTAACAAAAATAACATAAAACTTAATGCAATAGGCAACTTAAGTTTATTGCCAGCAAAAGCAGGTGAAGAGCTAAAGAATGTTATGTCAAAAACCTCGGCAAACACTGGTATGACACTAACATTGGCACTAAGCTATGGTTCTAGGGATGAGATTAGAACAGCTGTTCAGGAAATTAGTATCAAAGTTAAAAATAATATAATTTCTCCCGAAAATATTGATGAAATCATTATTAATAACCATCTTTACACGCAAAATTTACCAGACGTAGATTTACTTATAAGAACTAGCGGTGAACACCGTATAAGTAATTTTTTACTTTGGCAAATAGCGTATGCAGAGCTGTACTTTACAGATGTTCTTTGGCCAGACTTTAAAGAACATCATTTAGTAGACGCAATTAAAAATTATCAGAACAGAGAACGAAGATTTGGAAAAACTAGCGAACAACTCAACTAACACAACCAAAAGAACCATTACTTTTGGTTCTATTATTACCATCCTTTTTCTTTTTACTAACCTTATTGCTTATGGGCAAGAAGCATCTTATGAAGATGGTAAAAAGTATATTTTAGGTGGCTTAGAAATTACAGGCGTAAAAAGCTACAATGAGCAAACTGTAATAACGTTTACCGGTCTTAGGGTTGGACAACCAATTACACTTCCAGGAGAAGAAATTAGTGCTGTAATTAATAAGCTATGGGCTTTAGAGCTTTTTAGTGATATTAATTTTTATATCACAGACATTAAAGGAGAAGAAGTTTTTTTAGAACTTAATATAGTAGAGCGTCCTACGCTTACAGATGTTACTGTTTACGGAGTTAAAAAACGTAAAGTAGCAGATATAATAAATGACACAGACCTTAAGAAAGGCAAGAAAATAACACAAAGTCTTATTAATAACACAGAGAATTACTTAAAAAATAAGTACAAAAAACAAGGGTACTTAAACACTAAAGTAAACATTGCTACTGCTGTAGATACATCAGAAACCAATGCTCAAAAAATGGTTATTAATATTAAAAAAGGTGAAAAAGTAAAAATTAGTGACATTACTTTTGATGGTAATGAAGAAATGTCTGCAAAAAAATTACGTAAAGCACTTAAAAAGACCAAGAAAAAGAAATTTTATCGTTTTTGGAAAAAATCTAAATACATAGAGGAAGACTATAAAAATGACTTAACAACATTAATAGAAAAGTATGCAGAAAGTGGTTACAGAGATGCAAGAGTAATTTCTGATACTATTACTAATGTTAACGAAAATAATATTAAAATTAATATTAAGGTAGAAGAAGGTAATAAGTACTACTTTGGAGATATAGATTTTGTTGGTAACACCGTTTATCCAGATGCTATTTTAAGTAGAGCTTTAGGTATTAAAAAAGGAGATACTTATAATGGTGTTTTACTTAAGGAGAGAATTTCTGATAATACAAAACCAGATCCAAATGACCTAAGTAGCCTGTATCAAAACAATGGATATATGTTTTCTACAATTAACCCAGTAGAGGTTTCTGCAGAAAATGATACTATTAATTTTGAAATAAGAATTATAGAAGGAAAAGAAACGTTTTTAGATCATGTAACAGTTACAGGAAATGATAAAACTAATGACCACGTAATTTTTAGAGAATTAAGAACAAGACCTGGTCAAAAATATAACAAAGCAGATATAATTAGAAGTATTAGAGAGTTAGGAGCTCTTGGTTATTTTGATGCAGAAAGTATTAAGCCAGATGTTCTTAACCCTAACCCAGATGCTGGTACTGTAGATATTAACTATAGTGTTTTAGAAGCTGGCTCTAGTCAAATAGAATTACAAGGTGGCTACGGTGGCGGTGGTTTTATTGGTACGTTAGGGTTGTCATTTAGTAACTTCTCATTAAAAAATATTTTTAATAAAGATGCTTATGTTCCTGTGCCAATGGGGGACGGACAAACATTTTCTATAAGATTACAAGCAAGTAGAACTTACAGAGTGTATAGTTTTAATTTCTCTGAACCTTGGTTGGGAGGTAAAAAACCTGTACAATTTAATATGTCTTTATCTAGAACCCAACAATTTGCTTATGACTACCAGGAGAATGAAGTAGATAAAAAGAGACAGTTTTCAATATCTAGTATTTCTGTAGGTTTAGCAAAAAGATTAAAGTGGCCAGATGACTTTTTTGTTGCATCGCACTCTTTAGCATATCAATTGTATGACTTTAAAGATTACAATATAGGTTTGTTTAATTTTGGTAACGGTTCTGCAAATGCATTTTCTTACACATTTGGTTTGTCTAGAGAATCTTTAGCAGGTGGTAAAATATTTCCACGTGGTGGATCTAGTTTCCAGTTTAAATTTAAAGCAACACCACCTTATTCATTATTTTCAGATAAAGATTACAAAGGGTTAAAAGAGGAAAGTGATGAGTTGCAAGAGGCGCGTACTACAAGAAATTTAACAGCTTATGAGCAAACTCGTTTAGAAGAAATTGAGGAAGACAGATTTAAGTGGTTAGAATTTTATAAAGCTAGTTTTAAAGGAGATTGGTATACAACTTTAACAGGAGATTTAGTTTTACGTTCTAATGCAGAGTTTGGTTTCTTGGGTAATTATAATAATGATATAGGTAATGTTCCTTTTGAGCGTTATTTTGTTGGAGGTGATGGTTTAGGTAACTTTACTTTAGACGGAAGAGAAACAATACAATTAAGAGGATATGAAAACCAATCTTTAACGCCGGTAATTGCAAGTACTAACGAACAAGAAGGTGGTGTGGTTTACAATAAATTCTCTATGGAACTTAGATATCCTATAACATTAAAGCCTTCTGCATCTATTTATGCACTAGGATTTTTAGAAGGAGGTAACTCTTTCAGCAATTTTACTGAATTTAATCCGTTTGAAATAAAACGATCGGCCGGAGTAGGGTTGCGCATATTTATGCCAGCTTTTGGTCTATTGGGAATTGACTTTGGTTATGGGTTTGACAAGGATAACTTGCCAACCTCTACTGAACCAAGTGGATGGCAAACACACTTCATCATTGGTCAGCAGTTTTAATTACAAAGGATATTTCTAATTTACCATATGTTAATAAGCTTGTTTTTAGGTAATTAATATTTTTGGCACGATATTTTCTATGTATTAAAACGATAAACAAAATGAAAACAAAAGTTCTTTTAATTTTAACTACGTTGCTATTGTCAACTAGTATTTTTGCCCAAAGGGGAGTTAGGGTAGCCTATGTAGATATGGAATACATTTTAGAAAATGTAGAAGAATACAGAGAGGCTACAGAGCAACTTGCTAGTAAAGTTGAAAAATGGAAACTAGAAATAGAAGGTGAGAAGAAGCAGATTTATGATATGAGGCAAACCTTACTTGCTGAAAAAGTTTTATTAACTAATGAGTTAATTGAAGAGCGAGAAGAGGAAATTGCTTTGTTAGAAAAAGAAATGCTACAATACCAACAAGACAGGTTTGGTCCTCAAGGAGATTTGGTAATGCAAAAATTAAGATTGGTGCAGCCAATACAAGACCAAGTTTTTAGTGAGGTGCAAAAGATAGGAAAGAATAAAAATTACGATTTTATTTTTGATAAATCTGCAGATGTTGTAATGTTGTATGCAGAGAAAAGAAATGACATTAGTGAGTTGGTGCTTAGAGCAATTTCTAGAACCAGAAAAATTAGTGCACCTAAAAAAAGTGCTAGAAGTAGGTTTGAAGATGAAGAGGAAGAGAAGCCAATTACAGAAGCTTTAAGAATTAGACAAGAGCAAGCTAAAGAAGCAGATGCGGCAAGAGCAAAAAGTGCAGAAGAAAAGAGGGCAGAACAATTAAAATTAAGAGAAGAACGTAAAAAGGCTTACGAGGCTAGAAGAAAAAAGTTATTAGAAGAAAAAGCAGCTAAACAGAAGAAAACCAAAGAAGAAAAAGACGATAACTAATAAAAGTCTATACACTAAAATTAACTAAATACTTAAATTAACATTCAATTACTATTATGAAACATTTAAAGAAAATAGCAGTAGCATTTGTATTATTTGTAGCTACAACAGCATTTGTAAACGCACAGTCTAAAGTTGCGCATATTAATGTACAACAGTTGTTACAAGAGATGCCTGCAATGAAGCAAGCTGATGCAGAATTGAAAAAATTAAATGAAACTCTAGGTGCAGATATACAAGCAAGTATGACAGAAGCTAGAAATAAGGCTACACAGTACCAAAATGAAGCGGCTTCTAAAACTGCAGAAGAGAATGCTAAAAGAGAGCAAGAAATAATGACTTATCAAAAAACAATTCAAACTGCACAACAAGCTGCACAACAAGAATTGCAAAAAAAGCAACAAGAGTTGTTAGCTCCAATACAGGAGTCTGCAATGAAAGCTATAGAAAAAGTAGCAGCTGCTCAAGGTTATGATTACGTTATTGATGCTAGCCCTGGTGCTGGTGTTCTTGTAGCAAAAGGTAAAGATCTTTTAGCTGACGTTAAAAAAGAATTAAACTTCTAATAAACCATATTAGTTTATTACAAAGGCTGTGCTATTTGCACAGCCTTTTTTGTTTCTTTGTGGTATATTTAGTTTTTAAAAAATTATAGTTTGTAATGCAAAACAATCCTATTGGTGTTTTTGACTCAGGAGTTGGTGGTACTTCTATTTGGAAAGAAATTCATAAATTACTTCCTTTAGAAAATACAATTTATTTAGCTGATAGTGCTAATGCACCCTACGGAAAAAAGTCACCAGAAGACATTTTAAGGCTTAGTATAAAAAACACTGAGCTTTTACTACAACACAACTGTAAAATAATTGTGGTTGCTTGTAATACTGCTACAACTAATGCAATTACGTATTTAAGAGAAACTTACACTAATGTTTCGTTCATAGGTATAGAGCCAGCTATAAAACCTGCTGTATTGCAGTCTAATTCTAAAACTGTGGGTGTTTTGGCTACAAAAGGAACATTGTCTAGTAGTTTGTTTCATAGTACTGTTAAAAACCACGCAGAAGGCATTAAAATAATAGAGAAAGAAGGAGAGGGGTTGGTTCCTTTAATAGAATCTGGAAAGGCTACTTCTGTAGAGGCAAAAGATTTGTTAAAAACATTTTTGGAGCCTATGCTAGAGCAAAATATAGATTACCTTGTTTTGGGTTGTACTCATTACCCTTATTTAATACCTGTGTTAAAAGAATTATTGCCTGCACATGTTAATATTATTGATTCTGGAGAGGCTGTTGCGAGGCAAACAAAAGCTATTCTAGAAAGAGAAAATTTGTTAAATAGAGGTAATGTAGCCTCTTCACATAAATTTTACACAAATGCAGATGTGTCTATTCTAAGATCTTTTTTAAAGGGAGCTAAAGCTACTGTAAATGTTGCGTATTTAGATTTTTAAAATCTATTTAGCATTTGCGTACATATGTTAAATATGTAAAATCTAATTTGTGTTTTTCATCTTTTGGGTGGTATTCTTCAAAAACCACTTCCCAATTTTCTTTATTTAGTTCAGGAAAAAATGTGTCGGCGTCAAAAGTCGCGTGTACCCTTGTAAGTTCTATTTTTTGCGTGTACTCTAAAGCTAGCTTGTAAATTTCTCCGCCGCCAATTATAAACACTGTTTCTTCTTGTTGGGTGGCCTTTAACGCGTCCTCTAAAGAGTGTACAACCACACAATTGCTATAATTAATAGTGTAGTTTTTGTCTCTTGTAATAACTATATGCTTTCTGTTAGGGAGGGGTTTGGGGAAGCTCTCAAAAGTTTTTCTGCCCATAACAATTGGGTTGCCTGTAGTGATTTTTTTAAAACGTTTAAAGTCATCTGGCAAGTGCCAAAGCAAATCATTGTCTTTTCCTAAGGCATTGTTTTCTGCCGCAGCAGCAATAGCAATTATTTTTTGCACAACTTGTAATTTAGATAATTATATAGCTACCTTTCCTTTAATGTGTGGGTGTGGATCATAACCTTCTAATGTAAAATCATCAAAAGTAAAATCAAAAATATTTTTCACATCAGGATTAATGATCATTTTAGGTAAAGCCCTTGGTTCTCTACTTAATTGTAATTCTACTTGCTCTAAATGATTGTTGTATATGTGTGCGTCTCCAAATGTATGAATAAAGTCTCCTGCTTCATAACCGCAAACTTGTGCCATCATCATTGTAAATAAGGCATAAGAAGCAATATTAAAAGGGACTCCTAAAAAAATATCTGCGCTTCTTTGGTATAACTGACATGATAATTTACCATCTGCCACATAAAATTGAAAAAATGCGTGACAAGGTGGTAGTGCTGCTTTACCATTTGCTACATTTTCAGAGAAAGAAACAGAGGTGTCTGGTAAAACACTAGGATTCCAAGCTGTAACTAGCATTCTTCTGCTGTTAGGATTGTTTTTTAGTGTTTCAATTACCTCTTTAATTTGATCAATATCTTCACTATTCCAATTACGCCATTGGTGCCCGTAAACAGGACCTAAATCTCCGTTTTCATCTGCCCATTCATTCCAAATACGAACTCCGTTTTCTTGTAGGTAAGCAATATTTGTATCGCCCTTTAAAAACCATAGTAATTCGTGAATGATAGATTTTAAATGCAGTTTTTTTGTGGTAACCATAGGAAAGCCTTTGCTAAGGTCAAATCGCATTTGGTATCCAAAAACACTTATTGTTCCGGTGCCTGTACGGTCTCCTTTTTGGTTACCTGTTTCTTGTACGTGTTTAAGTAAGTCGTGATATTGTTTCATTTTAAAGCAGTATCTTTCTTCTGTTTGGTGTAAACAGAAATTGTTTAGTCTTATGTAAAAATAAGTAATAGCTTAATAAGTTTTAGATAATGATTTAATCATATATCCAAAACTTATTAACTGGTTTGTAAATTTATGGTGTTTTAGCTTAGTGTTAGCCTAATATCATACCTGCAATAGTAGCAGACATTAAAGATGCTATTGTACCACCAATTAATGCTTTCATACCAAATTCTGACAATACTTTTCTTTGTCCAGGAGCTAAAGACCCAATGCCACCAATTTGTATGCCAATTGAGGCGAAGTTAGCAAAGCCACAAAGCATATAGGTAGCCATTAAAATAGACTTATTGTAGGTGAAATGTGTTACATTTGCAGCATTTTTTAATTCTGCTAATTGTATATAACCAACAAATTCACTTGCTGCTAGTTTAATACCTAATAATTGCCCCATGAGGGTCATATCTTCTGCTGGCACACCAATTAACCACATTAATGGGGCAAAAAGATATCCTAAAATAAACTCTAAAGACAATTGATCATAAGCCGTATTATTTGCTATAATTTCATTTAAAGTAGTTAATTTTCCTACTAAACCTAAACCACCGTTTATCATTGCAATTACAGCCACAAAAACCAATAACATTGCACCAACATTTACAGCTAATCGTAAGCCCTCCGTTGTTCCATTTGCAATTGCATCTAATATGTTAGTTCCAATTTTGTCTTGCGAAACCGTAACATCTTTATTTACTTCTTCTGTTTGCGGATATAAAATTTTAGAAATTACAATTGCGCCAGGTGCTGCCATTACAGAGGCGGCTAATAAATGTTTTGCAAAAACCAATTCTAATTCTTTATCCCCGCCACCCAAAAAGCCTATGTAAGCAGCTAATACTGCTCCGGCAACTGTTGCCATTCCACCAATCATTACTAAAAGCATTTCAGATTTATTCATCTTTTCTAAATATGCTTTAATTAATAATGGAGCTTCTGTTTGTCCTAAGAAAATATTACCTGCAACAGATAAACTTTCCATCCCAGAAATACCTAAGAACTTAGATAATACAATTGCTAAAATTTTAACCATCCATTGTATTATTCCTAAATAAAATAACAATGATGTTAATGCTGAGAAAAAGATGATAGTTGGTAAAACTTGAAATGCAAATATGTACCCAAATGTATCCATATCTGCGATTAAACCATCAAATAAAAACTTACTTCCGGCTTTGGTATATTCTAAAATTTCAATAAAAAGCTTACCAACCAATTCAAATGCTTTCTGAATAAAAGATACTTTTAAAACGCCAATGGCAATAATTAATTGTAATGCTAAACCAACACCAACCGTCTTCCAATTAATAGCCTTGCGGTTTGAACTAAATAAAAAGGCTATTAGTATTAAAACGGCC carries:
- a CDS encoding DUF6089 family protein; translated protein: MRIFIAILLFFILGNASAQTYEVGVLTGGLNNIGDVGRTNYISPSGFAYGGIFKWNKSKRYAWRASILHGKFVADDLKSDLAYRQKRQLKMENTITEFSAGLEVNFVEYNLHKLGPAFTPYLYTGVTYFRYDYNYFEVGFLQDLDQREGDFAIPMTVGLKYRLNQFFILGAEIGARYTFTDNLDASNPEKANVATLIDPKFGNIFSDDWYVFSGFTLTYTFGRKPCSDCFE
- a CDS encoding isoprenyl transferase; translation: MDTIEDLNKENIPDHLAIIMDGNGRWAKQKGKLRIFGHENGVKTVRKVVENCAKLGVGYLTLYTFSTENWNRPKLEVDTLMRILVSSLKKEVKTLNKNNIKLNAIGNLSLLPAKAGEELKNVMSKTSANTGMTLTLALSYGSRDEIRTAVQEISIKVKNNIISPENIDEIIINNHLYTQNLPDVDLLIRTSGEHRISNFLLWQIAYAELYFTDVLWPDFKEHHLVDAIKNYQNRERRFGKTSEQLN
- a CDS encoding BamA/OMP85 family outer membrane protein; this encodes MEKLANNSTNTTKRTITFGSIITILFLFTNLIAYGQEASYEDGKKYILGGLEITGVKSYNEQTVITFTGLRVGQPITLPGEEISAVINKLWALELFSDINFYITDIKGEEVFLELNIVERPTLTDVTVYGVKKRKVADIINDTDLKKGKKITQSLINNTENYLKNKYKKQGYLNTKVNIATAVDTSETNAQKMVINIKKGEKVKISDITFDGNEEMSAKKLRKALKKTKKKKFYRFWKKSKYIEEDYKNDLTTLIEKYAESGYRDARVISDTITNVNENNIKINIKVEEGNKYYFGDIDFVGNTVYPDAILSRALGIKKGDTYNGVLLKERISDNTKPDPNDLSSLYQNNGYMFSTINPVEVSAENDTINFEIRIIEGKETFLDHVTVTGNDKTNDHVIFRELRTRPGQKYNKADIIRSIRELGALGYFDAESIKPDVLNPNPDAGTVDINYSVLEAGSSQIELQGGYGGGGFIGTLGLSFSNFSLKNIFNKDAYVPVPMGDGQTFSIRLQASRTYRVYSFNFSEPWLGGKKPVQFNMSLSRTQQFAYDYQENEVDKKRQFSISSISVGLAKRLKWPDDFFVASHSLAYQLYDFKDYNIGLFNFGNGSANAFSYTFGLSRESLAGGKIFPRGGSSFQFKFKATPPYSLFSDKDYKGLKEESDELQEARTTRNLTAYEQTRLEEIEEDRFKWLEFYKASFKGDWYTTLTGDLVLRSNAEFGFLGNYNNDIGNVPFERYFVGGDGLGNFTLDGRETIQLRGYENQSLTPVIASTNEQEGGVVYNKFSMELRYPITLKPSASIYALGFLEGGNSFSNFTEFNPFEIKRSAGVGLRIFMPAFGLLGIDFGYGFDKDNLPTSTEPSGWQTHFIIGQQF
- a CDS encoding OmpH family outer membrane protein, which produces MKTKVLLILTTLLLSTSIFAQRGVRVAYVDMEYILENVEEYREATEQLASKVEKWKLEIEGEKKQIYDMRQTLLAEKVLLTNELIEEREEEIALLEKEMLQYQQDRFGPQGDLVMQKLRLVQPIQDQVFSEVQKIGKNKNYDFIFDKSADVVMLYAEKRNDISELVLRAISRTRKISAPKKSARSRFEDEEEEKPITEALRIRQEQAKEADAARAKSAEEKRAEQLKLREERKKAYEARRKKLLEEKAAKQKKTKEEKDDN
- a CDS encoding OmpH family outer membrane protein, producing MKHLKKIAVAFVLFVATTAFVNAQSKVAHINVQQLLQEMPAMKQADAELKKLNETLGADIQASMTEARNKATQYQNEAASKTAEENAKREQEIMTYQKTIQTAQQAAQQELQKKQQELLAPIQESAMKAIEKVAAAQGYDYVIDASPGAGVLVAKGKDLLADVKKELNF
- the murI gene encoding glutamate racemase, with the translated sequence MQNNPIGVFDSGVGGTSIWKEIHKLLPLENTIYLADSANAPYGKKSPEDILRLSIKNTELLLQHNCKIIVVACNTATTNAITYLRETYTNVSFIGIEPAIKPAVLQSNSKTVGVLATKGTLSSSLFHSTVKNHAEGIKIIEKEGEGLVPLIESGKATSVEAKDLLKTFLEPMLEQNIDYLVLGCTHYPYLIPVLKELLPAHVNIIDSGEAVARQTKAILERENLLNRGNVASSHKFYTNADVSILRSFLKGAKATVNVAYLDF
- a CDS encoding dihydrofolate reductase, whose amino-acid sequence is MQKIIAIAAAAENNALGKDNDLLWHLPDDFKRFKKITTGNPIVMGRKTFESFPKPLPNRKHIVITRDKNYTINYSNCVVVHSLEDALKATQQEETVFIIGGGEIYKLALEYTQKIELTRVHATFDADTFFPELNKENWEVVFEEYHPKDEKHKLDFTYLTYVRKC
- a CDS encoding thymidylate synthase — translated: MKQYHDLLKHVQETGNQKGDRTGTGTISVFGYQMRFDLSKGFPMVTTKKLHLKSIIHELLWFLKGDTNIAYLQENGVRIWNEWADENGDLGPVYGHQWRNWNSEDIDQIKEVIETLKNNPNSRRMLVTAWNPSVLPDTSVSFSENVANGKAALPPCHAFFQFYVADGKLSCQLYQRSADIFLGVPFNIASYALFTMMMAQVCGYEAGDFIHTFGDAHIYNNHLEQVELQLSREPRALPKMIINPDVKNIFDFTFDDFTLEGYDPHPHIKGKVAI
- a CDS encoding NupC/NupG family nucleoside CNT transporter, translating into MKKSYWIFLFAFFVIFPSIAQDSIPAQAAIETIQTTTDSNTTIKPIIDNAGFSVSSLLRGLLGMAVLILIAFLFSSNRKAINWKTVGVGLALQLIIAIGVLKVSFIQKAFELVGKLFIEILEYTKAGSKFLFDGLIADMDTFGYIFAFQVLPTIIFFSALTSLLFYLGIIQWMVKILAIVLSKFLGISGMESLSVAGNIFLGQTEAPLLIKAYLEKMNKSEMLLVMIGGMATVAGAVLAAYIGFLGGGDKELELVFAKHLLAASVMAAPGAIVISKILYPQTEEVNKDVTVSQDKIGTNILDAIANGTTEGLRLAVNVGAMLLVFVAVIAMINGGLGLVGKLTTLNEIIANNTAYDQLSLEFILGYLFAPLMWLIGVPAEDMTLMGQLLGIKLAASEFVGYIQLAELKNAANVTHFTYNKSILMATYMLCGFANFASIGIQIGGIGSLAPGQRKVLSEFGMKALIGGTIASLMSATIAGMILG